The genomic region CGCGGCGCCGGAAGCCAGCGGCCCGTGCGCGGTTTGCCCAGTGCGGCCGCCGCTGCCGTCTCCACGCGCCGCGCCACCACACCCGGTTCGTCGAGTTCGTCCCAGGTCCAGCGGGCCACCGACCAGCCCAGAGCGCGCAACCGGGCCTCGCGGCGACCGGCCGCGGCCGCGGTGTGCAAGGCCCGCTCGGCCGCGTATCCCGGTGGGTCGCCGTCGAATTCGCCCACCACGCCGATCCGCGGGAAGAGGAAATCCACCCGCGCGACGAAGCCCGCCTCGGGGGACAGAATCCGGGCCTGCAACTCCGGCGCCGGAAATCCCGCGTGCCGCAACGCGACCCGGCTGCGCGACTCCCCGATACTCTCGCTGCGCCGGTCCAGGAACCGCACCACCGCCGCGGCATTGCGGTAGCCGGGCCGGTTGTCCAGCCGGTGCAGCTGATCGAGCAACTGGGCTCGGCGGGTGCCGCCGCCGCGCAACGCGCCGTCCCCGCACACCACCGACTGTTCGAACGGCTCGGTGCGGGCCAGGTCGAGAAGGGTGCGCGCGACCGTGGTGCACCGGATGCCGTCCACCACCGTGATCTCCTCCGGCTCGAGCAGCGCGGAGTGCACCAGCAGCCGATCGCCGCGCCGGCCGCCGCTGCGCCGGTTGCGGGTCAGATGCGCGCGGTCCAGCCGTAGCCGCCAGACGGGCAGGCCGTGCAGCACCGCGGCGGAGACATGGCTGACGACAGCGGAATCGGAGGCCGCGGCGACGGTGGCCCGGACCAGCAGCCGATGGCGCTGCGCGGGTGACACCGTGGCGGGCGGAACGGCCAGATAATGCCCGGGCCGCAGGCGATGCCACAGACCGTGGTGGCACAGCCGGTGCAGATCGGTGTCGGACAGGCCGGCGGCGAGGGCGTCCCGGCGGGAAACGGACTGTGGGGTGGCCATATGCCGATCATGGCCACCCCACGGTCCGGGTCACAGCCCCGAAGTCACGAATGTGGACAACTCGGGGGGTGTGAGCAAAATATTCAGCACATCCGCGGTGCGGGAACGCCGTTCAGCCGGGCCGACACCCAGTCGATCGCGAGCGGCATGCCCACCACGGCGGTGGTCATATGTTCCGGGATCGGGATCGGATCCACCTGCAGTCGCACCCCGGCGTCGCAGTACCGGCGATCGGTGTGGTCGATCGCGTCGACCGGCAGCAGCGGATCCGAGGGTGAATGCCATTCGAAGATCGGCATGGTCGGGATGCCGTCGAAGTACTCGAGGCTGTTCTCCTCCAGCACCGCGCGGGCATCGGGATTGTCGATCAGCGCCGTGCTGGCGGCGTATTCCATCGCGGAGTGCCCGGCGCCGGTCGCGATGATGTCGTTGGTGCAGCTGTTGGCCATCCGGCCGCCGACCGCCAGGCCGTTGGCATTCATGTTCTCGCTGATCGGCAGCCGGTCCGGGTACTCCCGTTCCATCCCGATCGCGGCGGCCATCGCCAGCCCGAACGCCGGATGCGAATCGGCGCCCAGCGCGGTCACCATCGTGATCAGGTTCATCGGCACCCCGCCGTAGGCGGCGCCGGCGATGTCCAGATCGGGTGCGTAGGTGGGCTGCAGCGCCGCCGCCCAGGCCGTCGCCATGCCGCCGCCGGAATAACCGGCCATCGCGGCCCGGCTGCGGCCCAGGCCGAGACCGGCCACCTGCTTCACCGCGCGGATGCCGTCCAGCGTGATCTGACCGCCGAGCCGCGCCGCGCCGTAGGCGAGGTTCGGGCCCAGATGGTCGGGCAGCGCCACGCTCCAGCCCTGCAGCAGTACCGAGTTCAGCGCCGGCGCCTCCCGGATGACCAGGTTGGGGTCGTTGCTGTACAGCTCGTGCGAGACCGCGCATTCCGCGCCGAGCGCGTTGATGATGTGCTGATACGACAGCAGTGGTCCGTCGACCACATGGTTGAACGGTGTGATCACCGTGGTGGTCGCGGCGATCGGTCCGCCGCGCGAGTCGGTGGAGCGGAACTTCACCAGATTGACGGTGCTGCCGGGGAAGGTGGCCAGCGGGGGCAGTGCCCGCACGTCCAGGACGTCACCGACCTGGCGGTCCGCCAGGTCCGGTGGGGCGGAATAGAAGGGATCGGGATCCGGAGCGTGGAACAGCGGCGTTGCTCCGGCGGTGGCGGCCATCGCCAGCCCGAGGGCCGTGCCGCCGAGCGCCGCCAGCATGCGGCGCATTCCGCGCCGAGTGCTCCGGGACCGGGACGGTAGAGACGGTTCTGCCTGACGGTTCATCCATGACCTCCACGCGAGTGAAGCAGAATGTGAACTCCGGGCAGTCCGCATTCAAATGGCAACCGCGTGGATTTCCCTGCGACACACCGTCTCGATGTCCGGAAACGCCGTAAAAGTTACCTAGACACGCCGCAACTAGTCGACACGCCAGAGATTTTCACCGGCGAGTCCATGTGCATGGGTGGCGTTTCAGATCTCTCGGCCACACGCTATAGCAAATAGTCAGCAACGCAAGCTCAGCCGAGATGCGTCATCCCGGCGGCGACGACTCGGGAGATGCCCAGTATCTCGTCGGCCGTGGGCAGGCTGAGCCCGTCGAGGGTGTGCAGCCGATCGGTGGTGGCGACGGCGAGCATCGCCGAGACCCACGCGGCCGCGCAGGCGCGCACGGTGCCGGGCTGCACCGGTACCGGCGCGCTGGCCTGCAACACCCGCGCGGTGACGTCGAGCAACTGATCGCGCATGCGGCGCAGTTGCTTCCGGACGTCGGGATGGGTGTCGGCCTCGCGCCACATGATGACCCGCAGCACCGAGGAGTGGTGATCGCGCAGATTCAGCGCGGCATCCAGATTCACCAGGCTGGTGGCCGGATCACCCGGGCTGATCACGGAAGTGATGTCGTCGAGCGGATGCGGTGGGACCCGCTCGGCCATCAGCGCCGACAGGATCGAATCCTTCGTCGGGAAGTAGTAGAAGACCAGCCCTTTCGGCACGCCGGCGGCCACGGCGATGGCCGCCGTCGCGGTCGCATCGAATCCGTGTGCGGCGAAAAGGTTTTCGGCGGCGTCGAGAATGAGCTGACGGGCGTCGCCGTCAACCTTCCGGCTGCGGCGACGCCCCGCTCGATCGGGCTTCGGCACATGCATCAAAGAGCAGTATGCCGTCGCGCCGTTACCTGCGGAAGAGCTGCGACCGCAACGACCACGGTCAGCACGCCCACGATCCATGCGGTCCACGAAGCGCCGTTGAACGCATGGAAGTTCATCACCCAGGGGGCGATGAACAGCAGCACGCCGAGTACGCCCATCGCGTAGTCCGCTCCCGCCTGGGCCGGGTTCGCGAGTTGGGCCAGACCCGTCAGGGCGATCAGGACGCCCAGAACGATGAGGGTCCACAATGCCCGGTTGTTGTGGTCTACCCAGATCGGTGACAGCGCGGTGAAGACGCCGAGCACGACGGCTACGAAGTCCTGCGCGCGACTCTCGGTGAACATTCAGTACCTCCTCGAGGATGGCGAATGATGCCTCCTTCGGTATAACTCTGATTGACCGGCCGATCAATAGTTCCGGCGGGAAAGATTATGCACCGATGTCGGATATGGTGGGCATCACGGAGAGAACGGCACTCTCTTTGGATTAGGGTGAGGTTTCATGCAGCGTACGATCGTGATCGTCGGAGCGGGGCTGGCCGGCCTGCGCGTCGCCGAGGAACTGCGACGGGCCGGGTTCACCGGCGAGG from Nocardia sp. BMG111209 harbors:
- a CDS encoding lipase family protein, with the translated sequence MRRMLAALGGTALGLAMAATAGATPLFHAPDPDPFYSAPPDLADRQVGDVLDVRALPPLATFPGSTVNLVKFRSTDSRGGPIAATTTVITPFNHVVDGPLLSYQHIINALGAECAVSHELYSNDPNLVIREAPALNSVLLQGWSVALPDHLGPNLAYGAARLGGQITLDGIRAVKQVAGLGLGRSRAAMAGYSGGGMATAWAAALQPTYAPDLDIAGAAYGGVPMNLITMVTALGADSHPAFGLAMAAAIGMEREYPDRLPISENMNANGLAVGGRMANSCTNDIIATGAGHSAMEYAASTALIDNPDARAVLEENSLEYFDGIPTMPIFEWHSPSDPLLPVDAIDHTDRRYCDAGVRLQVDPIPIPEHMTTAVVGMPLAIDWVSARLNGVPAPRMC
- a CDS encoding TetR/AcrR family transcriptional regulator — translated: MHVPKPDRAGRRRSRKVDGDARQLILDAAENLFAAHGFDATATAAIAVAAGVPKGLVFYYFPTKDSILSALMAERVPPHPLDDITSVISPGDPATSLVNLDAALNLRDHHSSVLRVIMWREADTHPDVRKQLRRMRDQLLDVTARVLQASAPVPVQPGTVRACAAAWVSAMLAVATTDRLHTLDGLSLPTADEILGISRVVAAGMTHLG
- a CDS encoding type IV toxin-antitoxin system AbiEi family antitoxin domain-containing protein; the encoded protein is MATPQSVSRRDALAAGLSDTDLHRLCHHGLWHRLRPGHYLAVPPATVSPAQRHRLLVRATVAAASDSAVVSHVSAAVLHGLPVWRLRLDRAHLTRNRRSGGRRGDRLLVHSALLEPEEITVVDGIRCTTVARTLLDLARTEPFEQSVVCGDGALRGGGTRRAQLLDQLHRLDNRPGYRNAAAVVRFLDRRSESIGESRSRVALRHAGFPAPELQARILSPEAGFVARVDFLFPRIGVVGEFDGDPPGYAAERALHTAAAAGRREARLRALGWSVARWTWDELDEPGVVARRVETAAAAALGKPRTGRWLPAPRL
- a CDS encoding SPW repeat protein is translated as MFTESRAQDFVAVVLGVFTALSPIWVDHNNRALWTLIVLGVLIALTGLAQLANPAQAGADYAMGVLGVLLFIAPWVMNFHAFNGASWTAWIVGVLTVVVAVAALPQVTARRHTAL